Proteins found in one Triticum urartu cultivar G1812 chromosome 4, Tu2.1, whole genome shotgun sequence genomic segment:
- the LOC125551291 gene encoding probable receptor-like protein kinase At5g18500: protein MSSNSTLTESLHEKTIVFGLKLWVVIGIAVGASLLGILLILVICLTIQTWIRRSRKAFKELPMTQIPSAFKDITEVRVADQFSPNDYVVHDGLLLAIENGPVESTDKDAVQSVQEDNSRHREENNLSGSLVHTDGCDGIQSVSVCEQPSVHATADSAPLDGLPEFSYLGWGHWFTLRDLDVATDHFAKDNVIGEGGYGVVYRGRLSNGTPVAVKKILNNLGQAEREFRVEVEAIGNVRHKNLVRLLGYCVEGTQRMLVYEFVNNGNLESWLHGELSQYSSLTWLARMKVLLGTAKALAYLHEALEPKVVHRDIKASNILIDDEFNAKISDFGLAKMLGAGKSHIATRVMGTFGYVAPEYANSGLLNEKSDVYSFGVLLLEVITGRDPIDYDRPPSEVNLVDWLKLMVANRRSDEVVDPHLERRPSTKELKRALLTALRCIDLNAEKRPRMDQVVRMLDSSETIPQEERRPRQNRISENTETVPLRGKNSIEKSDAPEHEERPPRPKSRPFSSK from the exons ATGTCATCAAATTCCACGCTCACAGAATCACTTCATGAGAAAACAATCGTCTTTGGGCTTAAACTTTGGGTTGTGATTGGGATCGCTGTTGGAGCATCCCTCCTGGGTATTCTTCTTATCCTTGTGATATGCCTAACCATCCAAACCTGGATCAGACGGTCACGAAAGGCATTCAAGGAGCTTCCCATGACCCAGATACCTTCTGCATTCAAGGACATCACAGAAGTCAGGGTGGCTGACCAATTTTCACCCAATGATTATGTTGTACATGATGGGCTTCTACTCGCCATTGAGAATGGGCCTGTTGAATCAACGGATAAAGATGCAGTTCAATCGGTGCAGGAGGACAATTCGAGGCATAGAGAAGAGAACAATCTTTCAGGTTCTTTAGTTCACACTGATGGCTGTGATGGAATTCAATCTGTTTCTGTCTGTGAACAGCCTTCCGTACATGCTACTGCCGATTCTGCGCCATTGGACGGCCTACCTGAGTTTTCTTACCTTGGTTGGGGCCATTGGTTCACTCTCAGAGATCTAGATGTTGCAACCGACCATTTTGCAAAGGACAACGTAATTGGTGAGGGTGGATATGGTGTTGTGTACCGTGGCAGATTATCAAATGGCACCCCAGTCGCTGTCAAGAAAATCCTTAACAATTT AGGGCAGGCCGAGCGGGAATTCAGAGTGGAAGTTGAGGCAATTGGTAATGTTCGCCACAAGAATTTGGTCCGGCTTTTGGGATATTGTGTTGAGGGTACCCAGAG GATGCTTGTATACGAGTTTGTTAACAACGGGAATCTTGAAAGTTGGCTCCACGGAGAATTGTCCCAGTACAGCTCTCTCACTTGGTTAGCTCGCATGAAAGTTCTTCTGGGGACTGCAAAGGC CCTTGCATACTTACATGAGGCACTTGAACCAAAGGTTGTGCATCGTGACATCAAGGCCAGCAATATCTTGATCGACGATGAGTTTAATGCCAAAATATCTGACTTTGGTTTGGCCAAGATGCTTGGTGCTGGTAAAAGTCATATTGCTACTCGAGTTATGGGTACCTTTGG CTATGTTGCGCCTGAGTATGCTAACAGCGGGCTTTTGAATGAGAAGAGTGATGTCTACAGCTTTGGGGTTCTTTTATTGGAAGTTATTACAGGTAGAGATCCAATTGACTATGATCGCCCCCCAAGTGAG GTAAACCTAGTCGATTGGCTTAAATTGATGGTCGCCAACAGACGGTCTGACGAAGTGGTGGATCCACACCTTGAGAGAAGACCATCGACAAAGGAACTCAAACGTGCCCTTTTGACAGCTCTGCGGTGTATCGATCTGAATGCTGAGAAGAGACCAAGGATGGATCAGGTCGTCCGGATGTTGGATTCTAGCGAAACCATACCTCAAGAG GAACGAAGACCACGACAGAACCGGATCTCTGAGAATACTGAAACCGTGCCATTGAGGGGCAAGAACAGCATCGAGAAGAGTGATGCCCCTGAGCATGAGGAGAGGCCCCCTCGGCCAAAGAGTCGTCCATTTTCGTCCAAATGA